The following are encoded in a window of Vigna unguiculata cultivar IT97K-499-35 chromosome 8, ASM411807v1, whole genome shotgun sequence genomic DNA:
- the LOC114194178 gene encoding GDP-L-galactose phosphorylase 1: MMLKIKRVPTVVSNYQKDEAGDSSRPVGGCGRNCLKACCIPDAKLPLYAFKKVNGKDLAMHECGEPPVAFLDSLLLGEWEERMQRGLFRYDVTACETKVIPGEYGFVAQLNEGRHLKKRPTEFRVDKVLQPFDGNKFNFTKVGQEEVIFQFEASDDGQIQFFPNAPVDVDNSPSFVAINVSPIEYGHVLLIPRIFECLPQRIDRESFLLALHMAVEADNPYFRLGYNSLGAFATINHLHFQAYYLALPFPIEKAPTKKIANLNGGVKISELLKYPVRGLVFEGGDTLEDLSNVVSDACICLQNNNIPFNVLISDCGKQVFLLPQCYAEKQALGEVDAELLDTQVNPAVWEISGHMVLKRKKDYDEASEGNAWRLLAEVSLSEERFQEVNDLIFEAIGCSELDDNVQCDKEVDAVSTSAHPTVVVAGSKECVVLQ, from the exons ATGATGCTCAAAATCAAGAGGGTTCCTACTGTCGTTTCCAACTACCAAAAAGATGAAGCCGGAGACTCTTCTCGTCCCGTCGGAGGTTGTGGTCGGAATTGCCTCAAAGCTTGTTGCATTCCAG ATGCAAAGCTTCCTCTGTATGCTTTTAAGAAGGTTAATGGAAAGGATTTGGCTATGCATGAATGCGGGGAGCCTCCCGTGGCATTCCTGGACTCGCTTCTTCTTGGAGAG TGGGAAGAACGCATGCAGAGAGGACTTTTCCGCTATGATGTTACTGCCTGTGAAACCAAG GTGATTCCTGGTGAATATGGTTTCGTTGCTCAGCTTAACGAGGGTCGTCACCTCAAGAAGAGACCAACTGAATTCCGAGTGGATAAGGTTCTGCAACCCTTTGATGGAAACAAATTCAACTTTACGAAAGTTGGGCAAGAAGAGGTCATCTTCCAATTTGAAGCTAGCGACGACGGACAAATCCAGTTCTTCCCAAATGCTCCAGTTGATGTTGATAATTCTCCCAGTTTTGTTGCCATCAAT GTGAGTCCTATTGAGTATGGGCATGTTTTGCTGATTCCGCGCATATTCGAGTGTTTGCCCCAAAGGATTGACCGTGAGAGCTTCCTGCTTGCACTTCACATGGCAGTGGAAGCTGATAATCCATATTTTCGATTGGGTTACAACAGCTTGGGTGCTTTTGCAACTATTAACCATCTTCACTTCCAG GCTTACTATTTGGCTCTGCCCTTTCCCATTGAGAAGGCCCCCACTAAGAAGATTGCAAATTTAAATGGTGGGGTGAAGATATCTGAACTGTTGAAGTATCCAGTTAGAGGTCTTGTCTTTGAGGGTGGAGACACTCTGGAAGATTTGTCAAACGTTGTTTCAGATGCTTGTATATGTCTTCAAAACAATAACATACCATTCAATGTTCTTATTTCTGACTGTGGAAAGCAAGTGTTTCTGTTACCACAG TGTTATGCAGAGAAACAAGCTCTTGGAGAAGTGGATGCTGAGCTTCTTGACACCCAAGTGAACCCTGCTGTGTGGGAAATTAGTGGGCACATGGTTTTAAAGAGGAAGAAGGATTATGATGAGGCATCTGAAGGCAATGCTTGGAGGCTTCTTGCAGAGGTGTCTCTCTCTGAAGAGAGGTTTCAAGAAGTCAATGACCTTATTTTTGAAGCCATTGGCTGCAGTGAATTGGATGATAATGTTCAATGTGACAAGGAAGTTGATGCAGTGAGCACAAGTGCACACCCTACTGTGGTGGTTGCTGGTTCAAAAGAATGTGTTGTTCTACAGTAA
- the LOC114195357 gene encoding uncharacterized protein LOC114195357, which translates to MKTLNKFEVVVLFLLALLLGITPLLPSSLRPTFLYFIFNVLIVALGAEAGLLSVFSKPLEVTKQHVEVCEPEEEKEEAFNTDHTEIKTEVVQVFSSDEKIVGVSEVDEVKKCSSMPNLLIIEGGESEQIDEEIETVHGQELFAKAEAFIGNFYKQLEMQKEVYQESF; encoded by the coding sequence ATGAAAACATTGAACAAATTTGAAGTTGTGGTGCTCTTTCTCCTTGCTCTTCTCCTTGGGATCACACCCTTGTTACCTTCTTCTCTCAGGCCAACCTTCCTTTACTTCATCTTCAACGTTCTCATCGTTGCACTAGGAGCAGAAGCTGGTCTTCTCTCAGTTTTTTCTAAGCCTTTAGAAGTCACAAAGCAACATGTTGAAGTGTGTGAACCTGAAGAGGAAAAGGAAGAAGCATTCAACACAGACCACACTGAAATTAAGACTGAGGTTGTTCAAGTGTTTTCTTCTGATGAGAAGATTGTTGGTGTCAGTGAAGTGGATGAGGTGAAAAAGTGTAGTTCAATGCCAAATCTTTTGATCATAGAAGGTGGAGAAAGTGAACAGATAGATGAGGAAATTGAAACAGTTCATGGGCAAGAGTTGTTTGCGAAAGCTGAAGCCTTCATTGGGAACTTCTACAAACAGTTAGAGATGCAGAAAGAGGTTTATCAGGAATCATTTTAG